The Algoriphagus sp. TR-M9 genome has a window encoding:
- a CDS encoding nucleoid-structuring protein H-NS gives MKQKLFSISVNRSLLIAAVAMLAMGACKSKKKAVQEPTPAPVEQVEETPPPAPAAPSAEEVAAEKLENYFNSVAASGNASMANQTIQETLSMFSNQETPVLIVIHEENGIKDYDEPTTIKKYLEYLKDTKKNLNYISDIRMDANGKVSELELRRK, from the coding sequence ATGAAGCAAAAACTGTTCTCTATTTCGGTAAATCGCTCTTTGCTGATCGCTGCTGTTGCCATGCTGGCAATGGGTGCTTGTAAGAGTAAAAAGAAAGCTGTACAGGAACCTACCCCAGCTCCGGTGGAGCAAGTGGAAGAGACTCCGCCTCCAGCTCCGGCAGCACCTTCTGCAGAAGAAGTGGCAGCTGAAAAACTGGAAAATTACTTCAACTCTGTGGCAGCTTCTGGAAATGCATCCATGGCTAACCAGACCATTCAAGAGACCTTGAGTATGTTTTCCAATCAGGAAACCCCAGTATTGATTGTGATCCATGAAGAAAATGGAATCAAAGATTATGATGAGCCTACTACCATCAAAAAATATCTGGAATACCTGAAGGATACCAAGAAGAACCTAAACTATATCTCAGATATCCGTATGGATGCTAATGGCAAAGTGTCTGAGCTTGAGCTTAGAAGAAAATAA
- a CDS encoding leucine-rich repeat domain-containing protein has product MIKNKTLYLGLLFLLIGQSGFAQTIKGYTKDEISDYSAKVEDQVRFLEYLLNTVGSAETPPRDKDVVIRESYLKIFRDGQVQVEDDLLLDRKVVTNKDVTAYLKDIEFFYEEVDFKFKVREVKPAQKDNGEVYFLASLDRTIEATGRDGEKINNTKPRFVEVNLDNKTQELKIVSIYTTKLSRDEELKEWWSVLDPNWQEYFMGRFGITLADSLTDSVTVDELYRFVSVDSLDISGSDSLLDLSPLEAMRDLKYVDLSNTQITELGPISNVTFLEYLDVSNTPTSDIQFIKYSDRLKHLDISKTQIQDIGELVNLKALRSLRAEETPIMSFAVLNEFDSLKNLYLSQSGFNNAENIKALKNLEQLDISRNYLINFSSLQELESLKVLNLSNTNIQDLSPIEPLENLEVVDLTATPIADIAALNNKPSLIKVLTDETKLSVQSADNFIRNNPKVLLIHHVKDLESWWAGLSEAWKASLKEANPDIVGERPSVETLTSTIGLEELDLSDAGIESLNPVTRFVKLKKIDFSDNPVSDLISLSEVKTLDVIIGKNTQISDIAPLNSNENLIELDLAGSPVESIFTAMDLPRLQYLNVDNSAIMADEVPHVLLQKPELIIVYRSDELNAWWEEIGEEWKQIFQRQYDLPADPDSKQLHQLTERSSLSFERVSVTQMKALQAFVNLRSLVIFDAPLQDISPISELKLLQNLKISQVPVNSFEPLAALKNLEQLDISNSGIEDMDPLAELYQLKVLNVSGTNLKTLSGLEGLMELIELDVASTNLRTLRHIEGLPNLRKLSCFNTRLNSRTVDRFKESNPDCEVRYY; this is encoded by the coding sequence ATGATCAAGAATAAGACTTTATATCTCGGTTTACTCTTTTTGCTCATAGGGCAGTCTGGGTTTGCGCAGACAATCAAAGGCTACACAAAGGATGAGATCTCTGATTATTCGGCCAAGGTTGAAGATCAGGTGAGGTTTCTGGAGTACTTGCTGAATACGGTAGGTTCTGCGGAGACACCTCCTCGGGACAAGGATGTGGTGATTCGTGAAAGCTACCTGAAAATTTTCCGTGACGGACAGGTTCAGGTGGAGGATGATCTCCTCCTAGATAGAAAAGTGGTCACCAATAAAGATGTGACAGCTTACCTCAAGGATATTGAGTTTTTCTACGAAGAAGTGGACTTTAAATTCAAAGTGCGGGAAGTAAAACCAGCCCAAAAAGACAATGGAGAAGTGTACTTTTTGGCTTCTCTAGACCGCACCATAGAAGCTACGGGCAGAGATGGCGAAAAGATAAACAATACCAAACCCAGATTCGTAGAGGTTAATTTGGATAATAAAACCCAGGAACTGAAAATCGTCAGTATTTACACCACTAAGCTGAGTCGTGATGAAGAGTTGAAGGAGTGGTGGAGTGTTTTGGACCCAAACTGGCAGGAGTATTTCATGGGTAGATTTGGGATTACGCTCGCTGACTCCCTCACTGACTCGGTAACTGTGGATGAGCTGTACCGATTTGTTTCAGTAGATTCCTTGGATATATCTGGTTCCGATTCACTTTTGGATCTTTCGCCTTTAGAGGCAATGCGTGACCTTAAATACGTGGATCTTAGCAATACCCAGATCACTGAGTTGGGTCCCATATCCAATGTGACTTTTCTAGAGTATCTAGATGTATCCAATACGCCGACCAGCGATATACAGTTTATCAAGTATTCAGACCGCCTCAAGCACCTTGATATTTCCAAAACCCAAATTCAGGATATAGGAGAGTTGGTGAATCTAAAGGCCTTGAGATCGCTGAGAGCAGAAGAAACTCCGATTATGAGCTTCGCGGTACTCAATGAGTTTGATAGTTTGAAAAATCTGTATCTTTCGCAGAGTGGCTTCAACAATGCTGAGAATATCAAAGCATTGAAAAATCTGGAACAACTGGATATCAGTAGAAATTACCTGATCAATTTCAGTTCACTGCAGGAACTTGAATCCCTGAAGGTGCTGAACTTATCCAATACCAACATTCAGGATTTAAGCCCAATCGAACCTCTGGAGAACCTCGAAGTGGTAGACCTTACGGCTACGCCCATCGCGGATATAGCAGCTTTGAACAATAAACCTTCACTGATCAAAGTACTTACGGATGAGACCAAACTATCAGTTCAATCTGCTGATAATTTTATTCGCAATAACCCTAAGGTTCTCCTGATTCACCATGTCAAAGATTTGGAAAGCTGGTGGGCCGGGCTTTCTGAGGCTTGGAAAGCTAGTCTAAAGGAGGCCAATCCGGACATTGTGGGGGAAAGACCATCAGTAGAAACCCTGACCAGTACCATTGGTCTTGAAGAGCTTGACCTTAGCGATGCGGGCATTGAAAGCCTCAATCCTGTGACCCGGTTTGTGAAGCTTAAAAAAATCGATTTTTCGGATAATCCAGTAAGCGATCTGATTTCACTTTCGGAAGTCAAAACCTTGGATGTCATCATTGGGAAAAATACGCAAATCTCAGATATTGCGCCTTTGAATTCCAATGAGAATCTAATTGAGTTAGACTTGGCAGGTAGTCCGGTAGAGAGTATTTTCACTGCTATGGACCTACCTCGACTACAGTATTTGAATGTGGACAATTCAGCGATTATGGCCGATGAGGTCCCGCATGTGCTGCTTCAAAAGCCGGAATTGATCATCGTATACCGAAGTGATGAATTAAATGCATGGTGGGAGGAAATAGGTGAGGAATGGAAGCAGATTTTCCAAAGACAATATGATTTACCCGCAGATCCCGATTCGAAACAACTGCATCAGCTTACCGAGCGGTCCAGCCTTAGTTTTGAGCGGGTATCGGTTACGCAGATGAAGGCGCTTCAGGCTTTTGTGAACTTGAGATCTTTAGTGATTTTTGATGCCCCACTTCAGGATATTAGTCCTATTTCAGAATTAAAACTTTTGCAAAACCTGAAAATTTCTCAGGTGCCTGTAAATAGTTTTGAGCCATTGGCAGCGTTGAAAAATTTGGAGCAGCTGGACATCAGCAATTCCGGTATTGAGGATATGGATCCGCTTGCTGAGTTGTATCAATTGAAAGTTCTGAACGTCTCCGGAACAAACCTTAAGACTTTGAGCGGCCTGGAAGGTCTGATGGAACTCATCGAACTCGATGTGGCCAGTACAAATCTCCGCACATTGCGTCACATAGAAGGACTTCCCAATCTCAGGAAACTTTCCTGTTTCAATACTAGATTAAACAGCAGGACGGTGGATAGATTTAAAGAGTCAAATCCAGACTGCGAAGTACGATATTATTAA
- a CDS encoding acyl-CoA dehydrogenase family protein, whose protein sequence is MQEKVRFDDQEARKAGNLGRLPEDWLQEVFRQKWFKLFVPKELGGLQYDLPQALKLEEKLASMDGSLGWTVTLCAGAGWFVGFVEEQARADIFRDPKLCLAGSGFVGGKANLVGYTYELTGRWTYASGALHASHLTANCEILENGQPLLDEDQKPIVKAFILDKQDVKILDGWNYMGMIATGSHAFEVKGLKVSSTRCFEIIPSAAKLPHPIYQYPFLQFAETTLAANILGIATHLQSLIIQSFWKRHEYRKYDDKHLSHFKEKYLAEIRKMEKAKTEFYRAVEKSWQELQREGSISEKKLKNVSKKSRKLTQRCRLSNAKLYPFAGLEAAKTHSELNRVWRDFNTVSQHALLIFPF, encoded by the coding sequence ATGCAAGAAAAAGTGCGATTTGACGATCAGGAGGCAAGAAAAGCCGGAAATCTAGGCCGTCTACCGGAGGATTGGCTACAAGAGGTGTTTCGCCAAAAGTGGTTTAAACTCTTTGTGCCAAAAGAACTGGGAGGCTTGCAATACGACTTGCCCCAGGCTCTGAAGTTAGAAGAAAAACTGGCATCTATGGACGGGAGCCTGGGCTGGACCGTTACGCTTTGCGCTGGAGCAGGGTGGTTTGTGGGCTTTGTAGAAGAGCAAGCGCGAGCGGATATTTTCCGGGATCCTAAATTATGCCTGGCGGGGAGTGGATTTGTAGGCGGCAAAGCCAACCTAGTAGGCTACACTTATGAACTCACCGGAAGGTGGACTTATGCCTCAGGCGCACTTCATGCCAGTCACTTGACTGCAAACTGTGAAATTCTAGAAAATGGACAGCCACTCTTAGATGAGGATCAAAAACCAATTGTCAAAGCTTTTATTCTGGACAAGCAGGATGTGAAAATACTGGATGGCTGGAACTATATGGGGATGATTGCCACAGGAAGCCATGCTTTTGAAGTGAAGGGACTTAAGGTGTCCAGTACAAGGTGTTTCGAGATCATACCTTCAGCGGCTAAGCTTCCCCATCCTATCTATCAATATCCCTTTTTACAGTTTGCGGAGACCACACTTGCTGCCAATATCCTGGGCATAGCTACTCATTTGCAAAGCCTGATTATCCAAAGCTTTTGGAAAAGACATGAGTACCGGAAATATGACGATAAGCACCTCTCCCATTTCAAGGAAAAATATCTAGCAGAAATCCGGAAAATGGAAAAAGCCAAGACTGAATTTTACCGTGCGGTGGAGAAATCCTGGCAAGAACTCCAGAGAGAGGGTAGCATTTCGGAGAAAAAGCTAAAAAATGTCAGTAAGAAAAGCAGAAAACTAACCCAGCGATGCAGATTGTCAAATGCGAAACTATACCCTTTTGCAGGCTTGGAAGCAGCTAAAACCCATAGTGAACTCAACCGGGTCTGGCGAGATTTCAATACAGTGAGCCAGCACGCGCTGTTGATCTTTCCTTTTTAG
- the pnuC gene encoding nicotinamide riboside transporter PnuC codes for MDFVNGLHLLTEQIKATSLLEWCAVAFGVTEVLLARKNNVLLYPAGIIGILCSGFLLVDAKLYAETLLHAYYLIMSIYGWAMWKNRSADGAPRITRSSQNEQLITWSIALLGWGVLYLMLENFTDSDVPVVDAFVSSTAWAGMWLLAKRKVENWIWLNVSNLVAIPLLFHKQLILISLLTIFLFVVAIFGYLDWNKQLKKDYARKSAI; via the coding sequence ATGGATTTTGTAAATGGATTGCATCTGCTCACGGAGCAGATCAAAGCCACCAGTTTACTAGAATGGTGTGCTGTGGCCTTTGGCGTGACCGAAGTTTTATTAGCCAGAAAAAACAATGTGCTCCTTTATCCTGCCGGGATTATCGGAATACTTTGCTCAGGGTTTCTGCTGGTAGATGCCAAGCTCTATGCGGAGACTTTGCTCCATGCATATTACCTGATCATGAGTATCTATGGCTGGGCCATGTGGAAAAACAGGTCAGCCGATGGAGCTCCCCGGATCACGCGAAGCTCGCAGAATGAACAGCTTATCACTTGGTCAATCGCTCTTTTAGGATGGGGGGTTCTGTACCTGATGCTAGAAAACTTCACTGATTCGGATGTACCGGTAGTAGATGCCTTTGTATCCTCCACAGCATGGGCAGGTATGTGGTTGCTCGCCAAGCGCAAGGTGGAAAACTGGATTTGGTTAAACGTCTCCAACCTGGTGGCCATACCGCTATTATTTCACAAACAACTTATCTTAATCTCTTTACTAACTATTTTCTTATTCGTTGTCGCCATATTTGGATACCTGGACTGGAATAAGCAACTGAAGAAAGACTATGCAAGAAAAAGTGCGATTTGA
- a CDS encoding PAS domain S-box protein → MQKTFKIDPTLRITLIYLLIGVCWIFFSDQLVLYIFGDDLAQMSNFQLGKGIFYVLVTGLLLYSLIKRLHDSLKKNQQEISLLFTNPDLGIVKLNEGGYFTYASANILKITGYKREEILGDHILNFTTEERIEQDTADLEHLQSISANEGFIFTKHLRGKDGKEIVIKTYGIVTSSSKSKEKTYVAAFQNITAQYEYLQALKAQNIQLQELAADQSHLVRAPLARIMGLIDLLQNFDIDRNERSEMLAHLKTSSEELDQAIKNISKKMNQDLSSNS, encoded by the coding sequence ATGCAGAAGACTTTTAAAATAGACCCTACTTTACGCATCACCCTAATCTATTTGCTTATTGGAGTTTGCTGGATTTTTTTCAGCGATCAGCTGGTCTTATACATATTTGGTGATGACCTGGCTCAAATGTCCAATTTCCAGCTGGGGAAGGGTATTTTCTATGTATTGGTTACAGGACTTTTGCTTTACAGCCTGATCAAAAGACTCCATGATTCTCTGAAAAAAAATCAGCAGGAAATAAGTTTACTTTTTACTAATCCTGATTTGGGTATTGTCAAGCTGAACGAAGGAGGATATTTCACCTATGCAAGTGCAAACATCCTTAAAATCACAGGTTATAAGAGAGAAGAAATTTTAGGGGATCATATTCTGAACTTCACTACCGAAGAGAGAATAGAACAAGATACAGCCGACCTGGAACATCTTCAAAGTATTTCAGCAAATGAGGGATTCATTTTCACCAAACACCTTCGTGGCAAGGATGGAAAGGAAATCGTAATCAAGACTTATGGCATAGTCACCAGTAGTTCTAAATCAAAGGAAAAAACCTACGTGGCTGCATTTCAGAACATCACTGCACAGTATGAGTACCTGCAGGCATTGAAAGCCCAAAACATACAACTACAGGAACTGGCAGCTGACCAATCTCACCTGGTTCGGGCGCCACTGGCGAGGATTATGGGGCTGATCGATTTGTTACAAAACTTTGACATAGACCGGAACGAAAGGTCAGAAATGCTTGCTCATCTGAAAACTTCCAGCGAAGAGCTGGACCAGGCCATCAAGAACATTTCCAAAAAAATGAATCAAGACCTCAGCTCAAATTCCTAA
- a CDS encoding 3-keto-disaccharide hydrolase, whose product MSKSNSVLLLAILACAAILSSCGAQKHKVEEGFVSLFNGENLDGWVGNKTSYRAENGMIVIDPKGSGGGNLFTEKEYADFIFRFEFQLTPGANNGLGIHAPLEGDAAYVGKELQILDNTAEKFAQLQEYQYHGSVYGVIPAKRGFLKPVGEWNTQEVMVKHPHIKIVLNGETILDGDYLEASKNGTLDQKEHPGLTKSKGHIGFLGHGDVVRFRNISIKELSINQ is encoded by the coding sequence ATGTCCAAATCAAATTCTGTTTTGCTCTTAGCAATTCTAGCCTGTGCAGCTATACTCAGTTCCTGTGGTGCTCAGAAACATAAGGTGGAAGAGGGATTCGTCTCTCTCTTTAATGGAGAGAATCTAGACGGCTGGGTAGGAAACAAAACCTCTTACCGCGCGGAAAATGGCATGATTGTCATTGACCCAAAAGGCAGCGGGGGAGGTAATCTCTTCACGGAAAAGGAATATGCGGACTTTATTTTCCGTTTTGAGTTTCAACTTACACCAGGTGCTAACAATGGATTGGGCATTCATGCCCCTTTGGAAGGTGATGCAGCTTATGTAGGCAAGGAACTTCAGATTTTGGATAACACCGCGGAGAAATTTGCCCAGCTACAGGAATATCAATACCACGGGTCTGTTTACGGTGTGATTCCGGCCAAACGAGGTTTTCTAAAACCGGTTGGAGAATGGAACACCCAGGAAGTCATGGTCAAGCATCCCCACATCAAGATTGTGCTAAATGGGGAAACCATCTTGGATGGAGACTATTTGGAAGCAAGTAAAAATGGAACTTTAGACCAAAAAGAGCATCCCGGCTTGACCAAAAGCAAAGGGCACATTGGTTTTTTAGGGCATGGAGATGTGGTCCGATTCAGAAACATCAGTATCAAAGAATTATCAATAAACCAGTAA
- a CDS encoding Gfo/Idh/MocA family protein, protein MSKNIKNMERRDFVKKSGLGFLGAALAPSLLAKLHAGERLRTAHIGLGMMGMADLDAISSHEQVDVVALCDVDSDMMAKAKALHPTAKTYADYRVLLKEMGGQIDAVIVSTPDHTHAPASMMAMEMNKPVYCQKPLTHHVSEARAMNKLAAEKNLVTQMGIQVHSFYDYKLATLLIQSGIIGKVHTVRAWSPKNWGYDGPGPEGSDPVPANLDWNLWQGTAPERPFKKGYYHPGNWRKVMDYGCGTLGDMGVHIFDTPYNALQLDVPETILNECRLPTGFGFPEHNIVTYEFPGTQYTAEKLKWVWYDGAGAPSEHPDLLLPDNEALPDQGAMFYGEKGNLLLPHFQQLPRLIVDGKYQEMDIEKFNLGKPVKDYESESKKHYHQFVDACLGKGETTAPFSYASRLTETILLGVIAGRFPNETLHWNSKKAKFKERKANQYLDGEYREF, encoded by the coding sequence ATGAGTAAGAATATCAAAAATATGGAGCGTAGGGACTTTGTCAAGAAAAGTGGCCTGGGATTTCTGGGGGCTGCTTTGGCACCATCTCTTCTCGCTAAGCTACATGCAGGTGAGCGATTGAGAACAGCGCATATAGGACTTGGAATGATGGGGATGGCAGATTTGGATGCTATTTCATCCCATGAACAGGTAGATGTGGTAGCACTTTGTGATGTGGATTCTGACATGATGGCTAAAGCCAAGGCACTTCATCCTACTGCAAAAACCTATGCAGACTACCGGGTGCTATTGAAAGAAATGGGAGGTCAAATCGACGCAGTGATTGTTTCCACGCCAGACCATACCCATGCACCTGCATCTATGATGGCCATGGAAATGAACAAGCCAGTTTACTGCCAAAAACCCCTGACACATCATGTGTCCGAAGCTAGAGCTATGAATAAACTTGCGGCTGAGAAAAACCTGGTGACTCAGATGGGGATTCAAGTACACTCTTTTTATGATTACAAGTTGGCTACTCTTCTGATCCAGTCTGGCATCATTGGCAAGGTCCATACGGTACGTGCCTGGTCTCCAAAAAACTGGGGCTATGACGGACCAGGTCCCGAAGGGTCGGATCCAGTACCAGCGAATTTGGATTGGAACTTATGGCAAGGAACTGCACCTGAGCGTCCATTTAAGAAAGGATATTACCATCCTGGCAACTGGAGAAAGGTGATGGATTATGGATGCGGTACGCTTGGTGATATGGGGGTTCATATTTTTGATACTCCGTATAATGCTTTGCAGCTGGATGTGCCAGAGACTATCCTAAATGAATGTCGACTTCCTACAGGTTTTGGATTTCCGGAGCATAATATTGTCACCTACGAATTCCCTGGTACTCAGTATACAGCAGAGAAATTGAAGTGGGTGTGGTATGACGGGGCAGGAGCTCCTTCTGAGCATCCGGATTTACTATTGCCTGATAATGAGGCCTTGCCAGATCAGGGAGCCATGTTCTATGGGGAAAAAGGAAATTTGTTGTTACCACATTTCCAGCAGCTACCTAGACTGATCGTAGATGGTAAATACCAAGAGATGGACATCGAGAAGTTTAACTTAGGAAAACCGGTAAAAGACTACGAGTCAGAAAGTAAGAAGCACTATCACCAGTTTGTAGATGCTTGTCTGGGTAAGGGCGAAACTACTGCACCTTTCTCTTATGCTTCCCGATTGACTGAAACTATTCTTCTTGGTGTGATTGCAGGTAGATTCCCGAATGAAACCCTGCACTGGAATAGTAAGAAGGCGAAGTTTAAAGAGAGAAAAGCTAATCAGTACCTGGACGGTGAGTATAGGGAGTTTTAG
- a CDS encoding ABC transporter ATP-binding protein, which produces MIELKEVDKFIESRFQRVFILKGINLTIKQGEFVTLMGPSGAGKSTLLNILGMLDEDYEGDYFFGERSIRKMKERERSALHKSEFGYIFQAYHLIDELTVYENIETPLLYRKVGSSERKSIIANLLDRFNMVAKKDLFPAQLSGGQQQLVGIARAIAGKPSLLLADEPTGNLHSGQAQEIMEIFQELHREGTTIIQATHARENADFGTRLIDMLDGKIEKDEAIKHG; this is translated from the coding sequence ATGATAGAACTTAAAGAAGTTGATAAATTCATAGAGTCCCGTTTTCAGCGGGTATTTATACTCAAAGGCATTAACCTGACCATCAAGCAGGGGGAGTTTGTCACATTAATGGGACCCAGTGGCGCCGGTAAATCCACTCTGCTCAATATCTTAGGAATGCTGGATGAGGATTACGAGGGGGATTACTTTTTTGGGGAGCGATCTATCCGTAAAATGAAAGAACGTGAGCGATCCGCGCTTCATAAGAGTGAGTTTGGCTATATTTTTCAGGCGTACCACCTGATCGACGAACTGACAGTTTATGAAAATATTGAAACCCCGCTTTTGTACAGAAAGGTGGGTTCTAGTGAGCGTAAAAGCATCATCGCGAATCTATTGGATCGATTTAATATGGTGGCCAAAAAGGATTTGTTTCCTGCTCAGCTTTCTGGAGGTCAGCAGCAATTGGTAGGCATTGCTAGGGCAATTGCAGGAAAGCCTAGCCTACTGTTAGCAGACGAGCCTACGGGCAATTTGCATTCTGGACAGGCTCAGGAAATCATGGAAATTTTTCAGGAATTGCACAGAGAAGGAACTACCATCATTCAGGCTACACATGCTCGGGAAAACGCAGACTTTGGCACCAGGCTGATAGATATGCTGGATGGTAAAATTGAGAAAGATGAAGCAATCAAACATGGTTAA
- a CDS encoding TolC family protein, which translates to MKQSNMVKNLGFSCIIAAFFTIEVQAQDTLRLDFRQAVDLALEANVDYQLQSNNLEVLEVAKKSAFLSHFPNANINSSFSQQSGQQFQQIEGEIVVTNVKNEVVNAGLNMNMPLFNSGRRILDTQSAKLALEAGEKGLERANQQIVFDVAQRYLQVLLDQELLRISQENLENQKEQLRQIEGFAEAGLRTISDQYNQQSEVARLESVAVDAELQLQNDLWRLSEYLQLEPGVMPLLQAVDPRSESLRFSDMGMPELYDLAQRNRVDRVQQELLVDSFQKDMKAIKAMYYPRIGAFYNYNTFFTSLDDRNLQDQLLKVYPQNTIGLNLSIPIFNNFQNKLEVTRSKVAYKNQVLQKESVDRQIYQDVKLAHQNYLAALKKHKNTDVQVLAALEAKNAVSERFRLGISNFVDLATANQQLVAAQADQAQAIYTLFFQDVLMQYALGTLEIVD; encoded by the coding sequence ATGAAGCAATCAAACATGGTTAAAAATTTAGGATTCAGCTGTATAATTGCGGCTTTTTTTACAATAGAAGTTCAGGCTCAGGATACCCTTAGGTTGGATTTTCGCCAAGCGGTGGATTTGGCTTTGGAAGCCAATGTGGATTATCAGTTGCAGTCCAATAATCTGGAAGTTTTGGAAGTAGCCAAGAAATCGGCTTTTCTGTCACATTTCCCAAATGCGAACATTAATTCCTCATTTTCTCAGCAGTCCGGGCAGCAGTTTCAGCAAATAGAAGGGGAAATAGTAGTGACCAACGTGAAAAACGAAGTGGTCAATGCGGGCTTGAATATGAATATGCCACTCTTCAACTCGGGTAGGAGGATTTTGGATACCCAGTCTGCTAAATTGGCTTTAGAAGCCGGGGAAAAAGGACTTGAAAGGGCTAATCAGCAAATTGTATTTGATGTGGCTCAACGCTATCTTCAAGTGCTTTTGGATCAGGAGCTGCTGAGGATATCACAGGAAAATCTGGAGAACCAAAAGGAGCAATTGCGGCAAATAGAAGGGTTTGCAGAGGCAGGCTTACGCACCATTTCGGATCAGTACAATCAGCAATCTGAAGTGGCTAGATTAGAATCAGTAGCGGTAGATGCAGAACTTCAGCTTCAGAATGATCTCTGGAGACTATCGGAATACCTTCAGCTCGAACCGGGGGTCATGCCCCTGTTACAAGCGGTAGATCCTAGAAGTGAAAGCCTGAGGTTTTCAGATATGGGAATGCCGGAATTGTATGATTTGGCCCAGCGCAATCGCGTAGATAGGGTGCAGCAGGAGCTTTTAGTGGATTCCTTCCAAAAGGATATGAAGGCAATCAAGGCTATGTATTACCCTAGAATCGGTGCTTTTTATAATTATAACACCTTCTTTACCTCGCTGGATGATAGAAATCTACAGGATCAGTTACTGAAGGTTTATCCGCAAAACACCATTGGGCTTAATCTTTCTATTCCCATCTTCAATAATTTCCAGAATAAGCTAGAAGTCACAAGGAGTAAGGTGGCTTATAAGAATCAGGTTCTGCAAAAGGAATCTGTAGATAGGCAAATCTATCAAGATGTGAAACTAGCGCATCAAAATTACCTGGCGGCATTGAAAAAGCATAAAAATACCGATGTGCAGGTATTGGCAGCCTTAGAGGCGAAGAATGCTGTTTCGGAGCGTTTTCGACTCGGGATTTCAAATTTTGTGGATCTGGCTACTGCCAACCAGCAATTGGTAGCAGCTCAGGCTGATCAAGCCCAGGCTATCTACACCTTGTTTTTCCAAGATGTGTTGATGCAGTATGCATTGGGTACTTTGGAGATCGTGGATTAG
- a CDS encoding OmpA/MotB family protein, with protein sequence MKKSLIVTGILSATVMVSCVSKKKYTELESNLFKTQTELATTEQEKAELEEQMRIIENRVAEYNARINSLRDTNDALTIQNDGMLSLEGATLMSNNSKEKMKATLANVDPEKLAQAETLEDSVNLAVEYNLKKNITENSVDGEEDDVNIAIDQTVVMISVSDKLLFNTGSYRINTKADPLLQKLAEVINAEPSLQVMIEGHTDPRTISTGVVQDNWDLSVKRATSIVRKLQEDFNVAPEKMIAAGRASYMPLVENDSPENMAINRRTRIVLIPDLDMFFAML encoded by the coding sequence ATGAAAAAATCACTTATTGTTACAGGTATTTTGAGCGCCACTGTAATGGTCTCTTGTGTTTCGAAAAAGAAATACACTGAATTGGAAAGCAATCTTTTTAAAACCCAAACTGAACTCGCTACCACTGAGCAAGAAAAAGCTGAGCTGGAGGAGCAAATGCGAATCATTGAAAACAGAGTGGCTGAATATAATGCCAGAATTAATTCCCTACGGGACACCAATGACGCATTGACCATTCAAAATGATGGCATGCTCAGCTTAGAAGGAGCTACCCTGATGTCCAATAATTCTAAGGAAAAAATGAAAGCGACCTTGGCCAATGTGGATCCTGAAAAACTTGCGCAAGCGGAAACGCTGGAAGACTCTGTAAATTTGGCGGTGGAATACAACCTTAAGAAAAACATCACTGAGAATTCAGTAGATGGAGAAGAGGACGATGTCAACATAGCTATTGACCAGACGGTGGTCATGATCTCTGTGTCGGATAAGTTGCTATTCAATACGGGCAGCTATAGAATCAACACCAAGGCCGACCCTCTACTCCAAAAACTAGCGGAAGTGATCAATGCAGAGCCAAGTCTCCAGGTAATGATAGAAGGGCATACTGACCCTAGGACTATTTCTACTGGAGTAGTTCAGGACAACTGGGATTTATCTGTGAAGCGAGCTACAAGCATCGTGAGGAAGCTTCAGGAGGACTTCAATGTAGCTCCAGAGAAAATGATCGCAGCTGGTAGGGCCAGTTATATGCCACTGGTAGAAAATGATTCTCCAGAAAACATGGCCATTAATAGAAGAACTCGAATCGTACTGATACCTGATTTGGACATGTTCTTTGCAATGCTTTAA